From one Hirundo rustica isolate bHirRus1 chromosome 8, bHirRus1.pri.v3, whole genome shotgun sequence genomic stretch:
- the LOC120756222 gene encoding homeobox protein vent1-like isoform X2, translated as MVVPEQPSSQEHRRGLSTPSIVRGPPALLRPRPGRAEPGAARGPAGRDRRQEQGTRGGRFCHRYRDSPGLPGGGRRLWGTPGPGRQHRSGPEEAGGSPGGARAWLTLSSLFLSPGAGGRPSGAGQPVPEEGPECPGPEEPCGRGGRRLRTAFSAEQISTLESSFQRQQYLGAAERRQLAGRMRLSEVQIKTWFQNRRMKLKRQLQEMRTEPFCSPALPYGPQGAVVPLPLTYVPRPPPLPRQGAASEGFALAALPAPALDLSSACRAQPVGFWAAPCFVGYRDPRAFLLGV; from the exons ATGGTTGTCCCAGAGCAGCCAAGCTCTCAAGAGCACCGCCGAGGGCTCTCCACACCGAGCATCGTCCGCGGACCACCGGCCCTGCTCCGGCCTCGGCCAGGGCGAGCGGAGCCGGGCGCAGCCCGCGGGCCCGCGGGAAGGGACAggcggcaggagcagggaacGCGTGGCGGCCGCTTCTGCCACAGGTACCGGGACAGCCCGGGGCTcccgggcggggggcggcggctcTGGGGCACCCCGGGCCCGGGGAGGCAGCACCGCTCGGGGCCGGAGGAGGCGGGCGGTTCCCCAGGCGGTGCCCGGGCCTGGCTGACCCTTTCCTCCTTGTTCCTGTCCCCAGGAGCGGGCGGGAGGCCATCGGGAGCTGGGCAGCCCGTGCCGGAAGAGGGTCCCGAGTGCCCGGGCCCCGAGGAGCCCtgcgggcgcggcgggcggcggctgCGGACGGCGTTCAGCGCGGAGCAGATCAGCACCCTGGAGAGCTCCTTCCAGCGGCAGCAGTACCTGGGCGCGGCCGAGCGCCGGCAGCTGGCGGGCAGGATGCGCCTCTCCGAGGTGCAG atCAAAACCTGGTTTCAGAACCGCCGGATGAAGCTCAAGCggcagctgcaggagatgaGGACGGAGCCCTTCTGCAGCCCCGCTCTCCCTTACGGACCCCAGGGCGCTGTGGTGCCCTTGCCGCTCACATACGTGCCCCGGCCCCCGCCTCTGCCCCGGCAAGGGGCCGCCTCTGAGGGCTTCGCTTTGGCGGCCCTGCCGGCACCCGCCCTGGACCTCAGCAGCGCCTGCAGGGCACAGCCGGTCGGCTTTTGGGCAGCGCCCTGCTTTGTAGGGTACCGGGACCCCAGAGCTTTCTTGCTGGGTGTCTGA
- the LOC120756222 gene encoding homeobox protein MSX-2-like isoform X1 has translation MRPVLCGKISEEDGAASPKRAAVYSANICIEYCQLSMVMDLQTPASGNHLELRYKGQARAPRYLLPGISEASQDDQGPFLRGMVVPEQPSSQEHRRGLSTPSIVRGPPALLRPRPGRAEPGAARGPAGRDRRQEQGTRGGRFCHRYRDSPGLPGGGRRLWGTPGPGRQHRSGPEEAGGSPGGARAWLTLSSLFLSPGAGGRPSGAGQPVPEEGPECPGPEEPCGRGGRRLRTAFSAEQISTLESSFQRQQYLGAAERRQLAGRMRLSEVQIKTWFQNRRMKLKRQLQEMRTEPFCSPALPYGPQGAVVPLPLTYVPRPPPLPRQGAASEGFALAALPAPALDLSSACRAQPVGFWAAPCFVGYRDPRAFLLGV, from the exons ATGAGACCAGTGTTGTGTGGGAAGATTTCTGAAGAGGACGGTGCTGCCTCCCCAAAGAGGGCAGCTGTGTATTCTGCAAACATCTGCATAGAGTATTGCCAATTATCTATGGTAATGGATCTCCAAACTCCTGCTAGTGGCAATCATCTTG AGCTGCGGTATAAAGGACAGGCCCGGGCTCCCCGATACCTCCTTCCCGGCATCTCCGAAGCAAGCCAGGATGACCAAGGCCCCTTTCTCCGTGGAATGGTTGTCCCAGAGCAGCCAAGCTCTCAAGAGCACCGCCGAGGGCTCTCCACACCGAGCATCGTCCGCGGACCACCGGCCCTGCTCCGGCCTCGGCCAGGGCGAGCGGAGCCGGGCGCAGCCCGCGGGCCCGCGGGAAGGGACAggcggcaggagcagggaacGCGTGGCGGCCGCTTCTGCCACAGGTACCGGGACAGCCCGGGGCTcccgggcggggggcggcggctcTGGGGCACCCCGGGCCCGGGGAGGCAGCACCGCTCGGGGCCGGAGGAGGCGGGCGGTTCCCCAGGCGGTGCCCGGGCCTGGCTGACCCTTTCCTCCTTGTTCCTGTCCCCAGGAGCGGGCGGGAGGCCATCGGGAGCTGGGCAGCCCGTGCCGGAAGAGGGTCCCGAGTGCCCGGGCCCCGAGGAGCCCtgcgggcgcggcgggcggcggctgCGGACGGCGTTCAGCGCGGAGCAGATCAGCACCCTGGAGAGCTCCTTCCAGCGGCAGCAGTACCTGGGCGCGGCCGAGCGCCGGCAGCTGGCGGGCAGGATGCGCCTCTCCGAGGTGCAG atCAAAACCTGGTTTCAGAACCGCCGGATGAAGCTCAAGCggcagctgcaggagatgaGGACGGAGCCCTTCTGCAGCCCCGCTCTCCCTTACGGACCCCAGGGCGCTGTGGTGCCCTTGCCGCTCACATACGTGCCCCGGCCCCCGCCTCTGCCCCGGCAAGGGGCCGCCTCTGAGGGCTTCGCTTTGGCGGCCCTGCCGGCACCCGCCCTGGACCTCAGCAGCGCCTGCAGGGCACAGCCGGTCGGCTTTTGGGCAGCGCCCTGCTTTGTAGGGTACCGGGACCCCAGAGCTTTCTTGCTGGGTGTCTGA